Proteins co-encoded in one Ruegeria sp. HKCCD4315 genomic window:
- a CDS encoding amino acid ABC transporter substrate-binding protein, translating into MKKSVILGAATIAGLAAGAAAAGTVDDVKARGKLNCGVTTGLVGFAAPDANGEWQGFDVSLCRAVAAAVLGDANAVEFVPTTGKTRFTALASGEIDMLARNTTWTFSRDVDLKFEFTGVNYYDGQGFMVPKALGVSSAKELDGATVCIQTGTTTELNLADFFRSNNISYEPVPIETNAEAQQQYLAGACDVYTTDASGLAATRATFEAPDEHVLLPEIISKEPLGPLVRHGDHEWGDVVRWTLNALITAEELGVTSANIDELSAGTDNPEINRLLGTEGTLGEMLGLDADWAAKAIKAGGNYGEVFAKNIGEETPIGLARGLNAQWTEGGLLYSPPFR; encoded by the coding sequence ATGAAAAAATCCGTAATCTTGGGCGCGGCAACGATTGCCGGTCTTGCAGCTGGCGCAGCCGCGGCAGGGACCGTTGACGACGTTAAAGCGCGCGGCAAGCTGAACTGTGGTGTGACCACCGGTCTGGTTGGCTTTGCTGCACCCGACGCAAATGGTGAATGGCAAGGCTTTGACGTGTCGTTGTGCCGTGCTGTTGCTGCTGCTGTTCTGGGCGATGCAAACGCTGTTGAGTTTGTTCCCACCACCGGTAAGACACGCTTTACCGCGCTGGCTTCTGGCGAAATCGACATGCTGGCCCGTAACACAACCTGGACCTTCAGCCGCGACGTCGACCTGAAGTTCGAATTCACCGGCGTGAACTACTATGATGGTCAGGGCTTCATGGTTCCCAAGGCGCTGGGCGTCAGCTCGGCGAAGGAACTGGACGGCGCAACCGTCTGCATCCAGACCGGTACCACCACCGAGCTGAACCTGGCGGACTTCTTCCGCTCGAACAACATCAGCTATGAGCCGGTTCCGATTGAAACCAACGCCGAAGCGCAGCAGCAGTATCTGGCCGGCGCATGTGACGTTTACACCACCGACGCATCTGGCCTGGCCGCAACCCGCGCCACGTTTGAAGCACCGGACGAGCACGTTCTGCTGCCCGAAATCATCTCGAAAGAGCCTCTGGGCCCGCTGGTTCGTCACGGCGACCACGAGTGGGGTGACGTTGTGCGCTGGACTCTGAACGCGCTGATCACTGCAGAAGAACTGGGTGTGACCTCGGCCAACATCGATGAGCTGAGCGCCGGCACCGACAACCCGGAAATCAACCGCCTGCTGGGTACCGAAGGTACTCTGGGTGAGATGCTGGGTCTGGACGCTGACTGGGCGGCCAAAGCCATCAAAGCGGGTGGCAACTATGGTGAAGTATTCGCCAAAAACATCGGTGAAGAGACACCGATTGGTCTGGCACGCGGTCTGAACGCACAGTGGACCGAAGGCGGCCTGCTGTACTCGCCGCCGTTCCGCTAA
- a CDS encoding ATP12 family chaperone protein, protein MSDWKPKRFWKESAVVETDGGFTVELDGRRVKTPAKEGLVLPTRTMADAVAAEWDAQDKEVDPASMPFTRSANAAIDKVRIQHAEVADMLADYGDSDLLCYRATHPQELQNRQSAEWDPALDWAAATLSARLVPVAGVLHKPQADPALETLRARVHALDSFQLAAFHDLVSLSGSLILGFATAMDWREPDEIWRISRLDETWQIEQWGHDDEAHAVAETKRIAFLHAKRFFDMSV, encoded by the coding sequence ATGAGCGACTGGAAACCAAAACGCTTTTGGAAAGAAAGTGCCGTTGTTGAAACTGATGGCGGGTTTACGGTTGAATTGGACGGTCGGCGCGTCAAAACACCTGCCAAAGAAGGTTTGGTCCTGCCGACCCGCACCATGGCCGACGCCGTTGCTGCTGAATGGGACGCACAGGACAAAGAGGTTGATCCAGCCTCAATGCCGTTCACCCGTTCCGCCAATGCTGCAATCGACAAAGTGCGCATTCAACACGCCGAGGTGGCGGACATGCTTGCCGATTATGGTGATTCAGATCTGCTGTGTTACCGGGCAACGCACCCGCAAGAGCTGCAAAACCGCCAAAGCGCCGAATGGGACCCCGCCCTTGACTGGGCCGCGGCAACCTTGTCGGCGCGTCTGGTGCCGGTCGCTGGGGTGCTGCACAAACCGCAAGCTGACCCTGCTCTTGAGACACTGCGTGCGCGCGTTCATGCGTTGGATTCGTTTCAACTGGCGGCTTTCCACGACTTGGTCAGCTTGTCAGGGTCATTGATTCTCGGGTTTGCCACGGCCATGGATTGGCGCGAACCGGACGAGATATGGCGCATTTCGCGACTGGACGAAACGTGGCAGATCGAACAATGGGGTCATGATGACGAGGCCCATGCGGTTGCCGAAACCAAAAGGATCGCGTTTTTACACGCAAAACGCTTCTTTGATATGTCGGTTTGA
- a CDS encoding HAD-IA family hydrolase, which produces MSAPLRLVLFDVDGTLVDSQGSIVHSMATSFQAASVPVPSRDAILSIVGLSLPHAIARLAPDQPSLVQSDLVEGYKEAYHAHRLDLGAASSPLYPGAREAIEALHAVPEVLLGVATGKSQRGLDALIEAHGLEAYFVTRQVADHHPSKPHPSMVQTALSETGVDPDCAVMIGDTSFDMDMAAAAGVRGIGVTWGYHDRSALASATCVIETFDQLPTALAGIWN; this is translated from the coding sequence ATGAGCGCACCCTTACGGCTGGTTCTGTTCGATGTCGACGGCACATTGGTCGACAGTCAGGGCAGTATCGTTCACTCCATGGCAACCAGCTTTCAGGCTGCTTCGGTGCCTGTCCCGTCGCGCGACGCGATCCTTTCGATTGTTGGTCTGTCCTTGCCACACGCCATTGCGCGACTGGCACCGGATCAACCATCCTTGGTCCAGAGTGATCTGGTTGAAGGGTACAAAGAGGCTTACCACGCACATCGGCTTGACCTAGGGGCGGCCAGTTCGCCGCTTTATCCCGGCGCGCGTGAGGCGATTGAAGCATTGCACGCCGTACCCGAAGTGCTTTTGGGCGTCGCGACGGGAAAATCTCAGCGCGGTCTTGATGCGTTGATCGAGGCGCACGGGTTGGAGGCTTACTTCGTCACACGTCAGGTTGCAGATCATCACCCCTCCAAGCCGCACCCGTCGATGGTGCAAACCGCCTTGTCTGAAACCGGTGTTGATCCGGATTGCGCAGTGATGATTGGTGACACGAGCTTTGACATGGATATGGCTGCCGCGGCGGGTGTGCGCGGAATTGGGGTGACCTGGGGATACCATGATCGCTCGGCTTTGGCTTCGGCGACTTGCGTGATCGAGACATTTGACCAGTTGCCCACGGCGCTGGCTGGAATATGGAACTAG
- a CDS encoding RluA family pseudouridine synthase, whose protein sequence is MSGVQMITVAEGDGDQRVDRWLRRLFPHVSQGRIEKMCRKGELRVDGSRAKASTRLEVGQVVRVPPLPDADHKPAEVKHRISDADAKMIQSCVIYRDDHILALNKPQGLPVQGGSGQTRHVDSLSEALRFGYEENPRLVHRLDKDTSGVLLLARTREAAKGLTAAFRHRDTRKIYWALVAGVPTPYLGEIKTGLVKAPGHGKHGEGEKMIPVHMNEIDSTPGAKRAHTHYATLYRVAGRAAWVAMEPITGRTHQLRAHMAAIGHPIIGDGKYGGSGQENLGDGWGAQLGGIISKKLHLHARRLSFQHPMTRKPVTVTAPLPDHMKHSWDTFGWTEDLAADDPFEDLQ, encoded by the coding sequence ATGAGTGGCGTACAGATGATTACAGTCGCTGAAGGGGATGGCGACCAGCGCGTTGACCGCTGGTTGCGCCGTCTGTTTCCGCATGTCAGTCAGGGCCGCATTGAAAAGATGTGCCGCAAGGGTGAACTGCGTGTCGATGGCAGCCGCGCCAAAGCCTCGACCCGGCTGGAGGTCGGGCAAGTGGTGCGTGTGCCGCCTTTGCCTGACGCGGATCATAAACCGGCTGAGGTCAAACATCGTATCTCGGATGCCGATGCCAAGATGATTCAGTCCTGTGTGATCTACCGCGATGATCACATTCTGGCGCTCAACAAGCCGCAGGGCCTGCCGGTTCAGGGCGGTAGCGGGCAGACCCGCCATGTCGACAGCCTGTCCGAAGCACTGCGGTTCGGTTATGAGGAGAACCCGCGTCTGGTCCATCGCCTGGACAAAGATACGTCAGGTGTTCTGCTGCTGGCCCGCACGCGTGAGGCCGCCAAGGGTCTGACGGCCGCTTTCCGTCACCGCGACACACGCAAGATCTATTGGGCGCTGGTTGCCGGTGTTCCGACGCCCTATTTGGGTGAGATCAAGACGGGCCTTGTCAAAGCACCGGGTCATGGCAAGCACGGCGAAGGCGAAAAGATGATCCCCGTGCATATGAACGAAATCGATAGCACGCCGGGCGCCAAACGCGCGCATACGCATTACGCTACTCTCTACCGTGTCGCCGGACGGGCTGCATGGGTCGCGATGGAGCCGATCACCGGGCGGACGCACCAGCTGCGGGCCCATATGGCGGCCATCGGGCATCCGATTATCGGGGATGGTAAATACGGCGGCTCGGGTCAGGAAAACCTTGGCGACGGCTGGGGCGCGCAACTTGGCGGGATCATTAGTAAAAAGCTTCACCTGCATGCGCGACGTCTGTCCTTTCAACACCCAATGACCCGCAAGCCTGTGACAGTCACGGCACCTTTGCCGGATCATATGAAGCACAGCTGGGATACGTTCGGGTGGACCGAAGATCTGGCTGCTGACGATCCGTTTGAGGATCTGCAATGA
- a CDS encoding crotonase/enoyl-CoA hydratase family protein, translating to MPVSIEKTQDVWTIIHDRPDARNAVDTEHAVALVDAFLSFEASSAKAAVFWGKGGNFCAGWDLKLAASLADPELREAYFDKHAFPIGSATSTLGPMGPSRLELSKPVIGAIEGAAVAGGMELALWCDIRVMAETAYLGVYCRRWGITLMDGGSVRLPRLVGQGKALEIALTGRKVEAEECYRIGLAEKIVPQGEARSVAEEMAHEIARFPQEAVRADRRSIIETRGMPVREALKLEWANGLEAIRREGTSGAGRFRDGAGRHGDFSNI from the coding sequence ATGCCGGTTTCAATTGAAAAGACCCAAGACGTCTGGACCATCATCCACGACAGGCCGGATGCACGAAATGCCGTTGATACGGAACACGCCGTGGCTCTGGTTGACGCGTTCCTAAGTTTTGAGGCCAGTTCTGCCAAAGCCGCAGTGTTCTGGGGCAAAGGCGGTAATTTCTGCGCAGGCTGGGATCTGAAACTCGCCGCCTCGCTGGCCGATCCTGAACTGCGTGAGGCTTATTTCGACAAGCATGCCTTTCCAATAGGTTCAGCCACTTCGACGCTAGGGCCGATGGGACCGTCCCGTTTGGAGCTTTCGAAACCTGTCATCGGTGCGATTGAGGGTGCCGCCGTGGCCGGTGGAATGGAGCTTGCCCTTTGGTGCGACATCCGTGTGATGGCGGAAACGGCATATCTGGGTGTTTATTGCCGCCGCTGGGGGATTACCCTGATGGATGGCGGCTCGGTCCGGTTGCCGCGTTTGGTGGGGCAAGGCAAAGCGCTGGAGATCGCGTTGACGGGTCGGAAAGTCGAGGCTGAGGAGTGTTATCGGATCGGGCTGGCGGAAAAAATTGTCCCGCAAGGTGAGGCGCGTTCTGTAGCTGAAGAAATGGCCCATGAAATCGCACGTTTTCCGCAAGAGGCTGTGCGGGCTGACCGCCGTTCGATCATCGAAACGCGGGGTATGCCGGTGCGCGAGGCGCTCAAGTTGGAGTGGGCCAACGGATTGGAGGCGATCCGTCGCGAAGGAACCTCGGGCGCGGGGCGTTTCCGGGACGGGGCGGGGCGACACGGGGATTTCTCGAACATCTGA
- a CDS encoding replication-associated recombination protein A: MSDLFDTGPTEPVDAPHRPLADRLRPQSLGDVIGQEQVLGPEAPLGVMLAAGSLSSLIFWGPPGVGKTTIARLLAQETDLHFVQISAIFTGVPDLKKVFEAAKIRRQNGQGTLLFVDEIHRFNKAQQDGFLPHMEDGTILLVGATTENPSFELNAAVLSRSQVLVLERLSLADLERLTQRAEKELDRALPLTPAARDALQEMADGDGRALLNLIEQVSAWKVDAPLDPDALSTRLMRRAAKYDKSGDEHYNLISALHKSVRGSDPDAALYWFARMLTGGEDPRYLARRITRMAVEDIGLADPQAQAICLQSWETYERLGSPEGELALAQALVYLALAPKSNGAYVGYKAAMRLAKQSGSEPPPKHILNAPTSLMKDQGYGAGYSYDHDAEDGFSGQNYFPEAMKRPVLYQPVERGFERELKKRLDYFAKLRTQRNN; encoded by the coding sequence ATGAGCGATCTGTTCGACACCGGGCCAACCGAACCCGTCGATGCCCCGCACCGCCCTTTGGCAGATCGATTGCGGCCCCAATCACTGGGCGACGTCATCGGTCAGGAGCAGGTGCTGGGGCCGGAAGCTCCGCTGGGTGTGATGCTGGCAGCGGGCAGTCTGTCCAGCCTGATCTTCTGGGGTCCGCCCGGGGTAGGAAAGACGACCATAGCGCGGCTTTTGGCGCAGGAAACCGATCTGCATTTTGTCCAGATCAGTGCGATCTTCACGGGTGTACCTGACCTGAAGAAGGTCTTCGAGGCCGCAAAGATTCGCCGTCAAAACGGGCAGGGGACGCTGTTGTTCGTGGACGAGATCCACCGTTTCAACAAGGCGCAGCAAGACGGGTTTCTACCCCATATGGAAGACGGCACCATCCTGTTGGTCGGTGCCACAACCGAAAACCCGTCATTTGAACTGAATGCAGCTGTGCTAAGCCGGTCGCAGGTTCTGGTACTGGAACGCCTCAGCCTTGCCGACCTTGAGCGCCTGACGCAGCGCGCCGAGAAAGAGCTGGACCGCGCATTGCCTTTGACCCCAGCTGCGCGCGATGCGTTGCAGGAAATGGCCGATGGTGATGGGCGGGCGTTGCTGAACCTGATCGAACAAGTCTCGGCCTGGAAAGTGGACGCGCCGCTGGATCCCGATGCATTGTCGACGCGGCTGATGCGGCGGGCTGCGAAATACGACAAGTCGGGTGATGAGCATTACAACTTGATCTCGGCCCTGCATAAATCGGTACGTGGGTCTGACCCGGATGCTGCGCTGTACTGGTTCGCACGAATGCTAACCGGCGGCGAAGACCCGCGCTATCTGGCACGTCGGATCACGCGGATGGCGGTTGAGGATATCGGTCTGGCGGACCCTCAGGCGCAGGCCATTTGCCTCCAATCTTGGGAAACGTATGAACGGCTGGGGTCTCCCGAAGGGGAATTAGCGCTGGCGCAAGCCCTAGTTTACTTGGCGCTGGCTCCAAAATCCAACGGGGCTTATGTCGGCTACAAAGCGGCCATGCGACTGGCCAAACAATCCGGCAGCGAGCCACCGCCCAAACATATCCTGAACGCGCCTACTTCGCTGATGAAGGATCAGGGATATGGTGCGGGTTATTCTTATGACCATGACGCCGAGGATGGGTTTTCCGGTCAGAACTACTTCCCGGAAGCCATGAAACGCCCGGTCCTCTATCAACCGGTCGAACGCGGGTTCGAACGAGAGCTGAAAAAGCGCCTCGACTACTTTGCCAAGCTTCGGACACAGCGCAACAATTAG
- a CDS encoding trypsin-like peptidase domain-containing protein, producing MLRATLIALTCAVSTFATAETRVPQSQAEISLGFAPVVKKASPAVVNIYAKIVRQGRASPFFSDPFFKDFFGRGFGTPQPRVQNSLGSGVILSDDGYVVSNYHVVGSATEIRVVTTDRREFSATVVLGHEQSDIAILRLDEAENLPFLSLRDSDQVEVGELALAIGNPFGVGQTVSSGIISGLARTGTATGNGRGYFIQTDAAINPGNSGGALIDVNGDLIGINTSILTRSGGSNGIGFAIPANLVAEFLKQAQQGNDSFVSPWAGMSGQHMSADIAESLGLVIPLGVVISDLHDLSPLREAGLKVGDVVTHVDGDEVNSPAEMKFRMSIAGVGGSSVLTRLRGDQSDEVEVALIKAPETPAAEETALDDTTVLPGLIVSRINPAVITKLGLPLSLTGVVVVDPGPYGARAGLRPGDVIETINAVDIQRPGDVERAMTNPGRRVQMGLQREGRSVSLRFRL from the coding sequence ATGCTTCGCGCGACACTAATCGCTTTGACCTGTGCAGTTTCCACATTTGCGACGGCTGAAACACGTGTGCCGCAGTCGCAGGCCGAGATTTCGCTGGGCTTTGCTCCTGTGGTAAAAAAAGCCTCTCCTGCGGTCGTGAATATCTATGCCAAGATCGTGCGGCAGGGGCGCGCCAGCCCGTTCTTTTCGGACCCGTTTTTCAAAGACTTCTTTGGCCGCGGCTTTGGCACGCCACAGCCGCGTGTTCAAAACTCGTTGGGTTCTGGGGTGATCCTGTCCGATGACGGCTATGTCGTGTCCAACTATCACGTGGTTGGGTCCGCAACAGAGATTCGGGTCGTCACCACGGACCGACGCGAGTTTTCGGCCACTGTTGTTTTGGGCCATGAACAAAGCGATATTGCGATCCTGCGTTTGGACGAGGCCGAAAACCTGCCTTTCCTAAGCCTGCGGGATTCCGATCAGGTTGAGGTGGGCGAACTGGCCCTGGCCATTGGGAACCCCTTTGGTGTGGGGCAAACCGTGTCCTCGGGTATCATCTCGGGTCTGGCGCGCACGGGAACGGCAACGGGCAACGGTCGCGGGTATTTCATTCAGACGGATGCGGCGATCAACCCGGGTAATTCCGGCGGCGCATTGATCGACGTGAATGGTGATCTGATCGGGATCAACACGTCGATCCTGACGCGGTCAGGTGGTTCCAACGGTATCGGCTTTGCCATCCCGGCAAATTTGGTGGCCGAGTTCCTGAAACAGGCGCAGCAAGGCAATGACAGCTTTGTCAGCCCTTGGGCGGGAATGTCGGGTCAGCACATGAGCGCGGATATCGCGGAATCTTTGGGGCTGGTTATCCCGCTGGGCGTTGTGATCTCGGACCTGCATGACCTCAGCCCGCTGCGCGAGGCGGGGCTGAAGGTGGGCGATGTTGTCACCCATGTAGACGGGGACGAGGTGAACTCCCCCGCTGAAATGAAGTTCCGCATGTCTATTGCGGGTGTGGGGGGAAGCTCGGTTCTGACGCGGCTGCGCGGCGACCAAAGCGATGAGGTCGAGGTGGCCTTGATCAAAGCACCTGAAACACCCGCTGCCGAAGAAACCGCGCTGGACGATACGACAGTTTTGCCGGGTTTGATCGTGTCTCGGATCAATCCGGCGGTGATCACCAAGCTGGGCCTGCCCCTGTCCCTGACCGGCGTTGTTGTGGTTGATCCGGGCCCTTATGGCGCGCGGGCCGGGTTACGACCCGGCGATGTGATCGAGACAATCAACGCGGTTGATATTCAGCGCCCTGGTGACGTTGAACGCGCGATGACGAACCCGGGACGCCGCGTGCAGATGGGTCTTCAACGCGAGGGCCGGTCCGTGTCCTTGCGATTCCGGCTGTAA
- a CDS encoding TauD/TfdA family dioxygenase — translation MTVFSELPAQISGPSVWTGREMVARQNEWLLHLSPEDVADLEQAARHYQSLGRDIGEITKTDFPLRRFDRHLETLRDTLINGIGFEVIRGLPVETYSQEMAAAIFCGVGAHLGSARSQNAQGHILGHVRDIGADASDPNTRIYQTHERQTFHTDSADIVGLLCLRDAKEGGDSLLVSAEAIYNRMRNECPDLLERLFDPIATDRRGEVPEGMQPFMTIPPFNWHDGKLTVFYQRQYIDSAQRFPEAMRLTPEHVAALDKFDSLSNDSDLYLTMRLQPGDMQFVYNHSQLHDRTGFVDWPDPAKRRHLFRLWLSPDGDRELPDVFKQRYGSIEVGNRGGIITKGTRLHAPLD, via the coding sequence ATGACCGTGTTTTCTGAATTACCGGCGCAAATCTCCGGTCCATCTGTTTGGACCGGACGGGAAATGGTAGCGCGGCAGAATGAATGGTTGTTGCATCTGAGCCCTGAGGATGTCGCAGACCTTGAGCAAGCCGCGCGCCACTATCAAAGCTTGGGGCGGGATATCGGCGAAATCACCAAAACAGATTTTCCGCTGCGCCGGTTCGACCGCCATCTTGAGACTCTAAGAGACACGCTGATCAACGGTATTGGGTTCGAAGTGATCCGGGGCCTGCCGGTCGAGACTTATTCTCAGGAAATGGCCGCCGCGATCTTCTGCGGGGTGGGTGCCCATTTGGGATCGGCACGATCCCAAAATGCGCAGGGGCATATTCTGGGTCATGTCCGGGATATTGGTGCGGACGCAAGTGACCCGAACACGCGGATCTATCAGACCCACGAGCGCCAGACATTTCACACAGACAGTGCCGATATCGTGGGGCTTTTGTGTCTTCGGGACGCCAAAGAGGGCGGGGATTCACTGCTGGTCAGCGCTGAAGCCATCTATAACCGGATGCGCAACGAATGCCCGGACCTGCTGGAGCGATTGTTCGACCCGATAGCAACCGACCGGCGCGGTGAAGTGCCGGAAGGCATGCAGCCCTTTATGACTATTCCGCCCTTCAACTGGCATGATGGCAAGCTGACCGTATTCTATCAGCGACAGTACATCGACAGCGCGCAGCGGTTTCCCGAAGCCATGCGCCTGACCCCAGAGCATGTCGCTGCTTTGGACAAGTTCGACTCCTTGTCGAACGACTCAGATCTATATCTGACCATGCGGTTGCAACCAGGCGACATGCAATTTGTCTACAACCATTCTCAGTTACACGACCGGACGGGTTTTGTGGACTGGCCTGATCCGGCCAAGCGTCGGCATCTTTTTCGCCTATGGCTCTCACCCGACGGAGACCGGGAGTTACCTGACGTTTTCAAGCAGCGCTACGGGTCGATCGAAGTGGGCAATCGGGGTGGGATCATTACAAAAGGGACCCGCCTGCACGCGCCACTGGATTGA
- a CDS encoding DUF2950 family protein has product MRNFIVSSAILLITASTAASEGARYNSPQAALDAFVGALKSGDRDQLLDVFGAEAEDLLATGDPEEDRARREEVLGMYAEGYRFQPDEDGVVVLLGEDSWPFPIPISRAGEEWHFDLEAGIEEVSAREIGLNELEVMELLDAYVDLQAAFRLADHNGDGVMEFARNIISDPGVKDGLFWPEEDSFVGAALARAVASGWSDGEEDYEPEPFLGYYYTILQGQGPNAPGGAYSYFVGDHFVAGHALLAVPSEYGETGIHSFLVGENGIIFEADLGPDTLERAEGILEYDPGPDWTPAE; this is encoded by the coding sequence ATGCGGAATTTCATAGTTTCTTCTGCCATTCTTTTGATCACGGCGAGCACAGCGGCATCCGAGGGTGCCCGATACAACAGCCCGCAAGCGGCTTTGGATGCGTTTGTCGGTGCTCTCAAGTCGGGTGATCGGGACCAGTTGCTGGACGTGTTTGGGGCTGAAGCCGAAGACTTGCTTGCAACCGGCGACCCCGAAGAAGACCGCGCCAGACGAGAGGAAGTGCTTGGCATGTATGCCGAGGGCTATCGTTTCCAGCCGGACGAGGACGGTGTTGTCGTCTTGCTGGGGGAAGACAGCTGGCCCTTCCCAATCCCGATTTCTCGGGCTGGTGAGGAATGGCACTTTGACCTCGAAGCGGGCATCGAAGAAGTTTCGGCCCGCGAGATTGGCTTGAATGAGCTGGAAGTGATGGAATTGCTTGATGCTTATGTCGATCTTCAGGCCGCGTTCCGTTTGGCCGACCATAATGGCGACGGTGTGATGGAATTCGCGCGCAACATCATTTCCGACCCGGGTGTTAAAGATGGTCTGTTCTGGCCCGAGGAAGACAGCTTTGTCGGCGCCGCACTTGCGCGGGCGGTGGCTTCTGGGTGGAGTGACGGCGAAGAGGACTACGAACCTGAACCCTTCCTGGGTTATTACTATACGATCCTTCAGGGACAGGGACCCAATGCTCCGGGTGGTGCGTATTCGTACTTTGTTGGGGATCATTTTGTAGCAGGTCATGCGCTGTTGGCTGTTCCTTCCGAGTATGGCGAGACCGGAATTCACTCGTTTCTGGTAGGTGAGAACGGGATCATTTTCGAGGCGGACTTGGGTCCTGACACGCTGGAACGCGCGGAGGGTATCCTAGAATATGACCCAGGCCCTGACTGGACCCCTGCCGAGTAG
- a CDS encoding DUF3300 domain-containing protein: MFRYLIFAPLFCASTALFAQETTDETTEAASQETTDLLTDAELQTLVAPVALYPDTLLIQILVASTQPLEIVKAERFLIDNADRDPAELEPEIEAMGWDPSVSVLATAFPEVVGQMATHVDWTETMGTAMLAQSDDVMDAVQVMRDQAIDSGALVSGPEQTVEVEEDETVVITPTNTETVYVPQYDPATVYTGPSTGDVVGAALLTFGTVALIDEIFDDDDDWYDYWGCRNCGGWGGGPIYRNPNIDIDVDGNVNIGNNINRKDVEWKPDTNRQQQARNKIADHKRTGGGAGTLPVDRPNGRTDELRSKLSRESGAADISRDGSGAAALAAGAGAGAIAGGALANRGNDKQLPKVNRGNVDTDRAAAKQKAVDRTKQSSGAAKKPVKSNAKTAKKPQAQRAAVQQKKPAAKGKAMQKKASGKRTHSASKRGHAAKGKRRR; the protein is encoded by the coding sequence ATGTTTAGATATCTGATTTTTGCGCCCCTGTTTTGCGCAAGCACTGCGCTTTTCGCGCAGGAAACAACGGATGAAACGACCGAGGCGGCGTCGCAAGAAACAACTGACCTTCTGACCGACGCAGAACTGCAAACTCTGGTCGCGCCGGTTGCCTTGTATCCGGATACTCTGCTCATCCAGATACTTGTCGCCTCGACCCAGCCGCTAGAGATTGTGAAGGCCGAGCGTTTTCTGATCGACAACGCGGACCGAGACCCGGCTGAGCTTGAACCTGAAATCGAGGCCATGGGTTGGGACCCGTCGGTCAGCGTGCTTGCAACAGCGTTCCCCGAAGTCGTTGGGCAAATGGCGACGCATGTCGACTGGACCGAAACAATGGGAACAGCAATGCTGGCCCAATCAGACGATGTGATGGATGCCGTCCAGGTGATGCGGGATCAGGCAATCGACAGCGGTGCACTGGTGTCCGGCCCGGAACAAACGGTTGAGGTTGAAGAGGATGAAACCGTCGTCATCACACCGACCAACACGGAAACCGTTTATGTTCCCCAATACGATCCCGCGACGGTGTATACCGGGCCATCAACCGGTGACGTTGTGGGGGCCGCTCTGCTTACCTTTGGCACGGTGGCGTTGATTGACGAGATTTTCGACGATGACGATGATTGGTACGATTATTGGGGGTGCCGAAACTGCGGTGGATGGGGCGGTGGCCCGATCTACAGAAACCCGAATATCGACATAGACGTCGATGGTAACGTCAATATCGGTAACAACATTAATCGCAAAGATGTTGAATGGAAGCCTGATACGAACCGTCAGCAACAAGCGCGGAACAAAATCGCCGATCACAAACGCACTGGCGGCGGTGCCGGAACATTGCCCGTTGACCGGCCAAATGGCCGCACAGATGAGCTGCGCTCAAAGCTCAGCCGAGAATCCGGGGCTGCCGACATAAGTCGCGACGGCTCGGGCGCTGCGGCATTGGCGGCCGGGGCGGGCGCCGGGGCGATTGCGGGTGGTGCACTGGCCAACCGCGGCAATGATAAGCAACTGCCCAAGGTCAATCGGGGGAATGTCGACACTGACAGAGCCGCCGCGAAACAGAAGGCTGTGGACAGAACCAAGCAATCCTCTGGTGCCGCCAAGAAGCCGGTTAAAAGCAACGCGAAGACCGCCAAGAAACCTCAGGCCCAAAGGGCTGCAGTTCAGCAGAAAAAACCTGCGGCCAAAGGGAAAGCCATGCAAAAGAAAGCGTCCGGCAAGAGAACCCACAGCGCGTCAAAACGCGGGCACGCGGCCAAGGGAAAGCGGAGGAGATAA
- the rplQ gene encoding 50S ribosomal protein L17: protein MRHARGYRRLNRTHEHRKALFANMAGSLIEHEQIKTTLPKAKELRPIIEKLVTLGKRGDLHARRQAAAQLKEDKDVAKLFEVLGPRYAERQGGYVRILKAGFRYGDMAPMAIIEFVDRDIDAKGAADKARVAAEEAADEE from the coding sequence ATGCGTCACGCACGTGGTTACCGCCGCCTGAACCGTACTCATGAGCACCGTAAAGCTCTGTTTGCGAACATGGCTGGCTCGCTCATCGAGCATGAGCAAATCAAGACAACTCTGCCCAAGGCAAAAGAACTGCGCCCGATCATCGAAAAGCTGGTCACTCTGGGCAAGCGCGGCGACCTGCACGCCCGCCGTCAGGCCGCGGCACAGCTGAAAGAAGACAAAGACGTCGCGAAGCTGTTCGAAGTTCTGGGCCCCCGCTACGCCGAGCGTCAGGGCGGTTATGTCCGCATCCTGAAAGCTGGCTTCCGTTATGGCGACATGGCCCCGATGGCGATCATCGAATTCGTTGATCGTGACATCGACGCCAAAGGCGCGGCAGACAAAGCCCGCGTTGCCGCCGAAGAGGCCGCAGACGAAGAATAA